A single genomic interval of Chloracidobacterium validum harbors:
- the hflX gene encoding GTPase HflX — translation MPISKVEGNTQGLKSSQVKRLERLLTRRVPARDIITPELARQMTELSAEIRRQVGVLLSRQGQVEYVMVGDAGGIVIPDIKRVRTGQGRFRGLRCLHTQFSGEGLTRDDLNDLALLRLDLMGVILVDGDGLPSWIQAAHLLPATNVTADQGSEPWAYLDKVHPSRLKVDFLDLIENLEAEFAQTRKLRDARDQRDRAMLVVVTTEALADAEAAMDELVELAESCDLVVVDKLIQRRRELDPKTLVGKGKLQEVIIRSLQHAADVLLFDRDLSPAQVRTIEAATDLKILDRTQLILDIFAQRARSREGKVQVELAQLKYLLPRLAGHGADMSRLAGGIGARGPGETKLEVDRRRARDRIADLEKLIAGLRSQRQTRRAQRDRQQLPVVSIVGYTNAGKSTLLNALTASEVVAERRMFATLDPTSRRLRLPRDRDIIINDTVGFIRDLPPTLMAAFKATLEEIETSSLLLHLVDIAAPDYERRIAAVEDILAQLGLSHLPRQLVFNKVDLLPAERAAVLCARHRAIPLVARDRTTFLPLLQSMDAALCARDEGYPATSGEPPRPTPWAVPRSVPESRFTIEG, via the coding sequence ATGCCTATCTCGAAGGTCGAAGGTAACACACAGGGACTCAAGTCTAGCCAAGTCAAACGGCTGGAGCGCCTGCTCACCCGCCGCGTTCCGGCCCGCGACATCATCACGCCTGAACTCGCCCGCCAAATGACCGAACTCTCGGCTGAGATTCGGCGGCAAGTCGGCGTGCTGCTGAGCCGGCAGGGACAAGTCGAGTATGTCATGGTTGGCGACGCGGGCGGGATCGTGATTCCCGACATCAAGCGCGTGCGCACCGGACAGGGGCGCTTTCGTGGGCTGCGTTGCTTGCATACCCAGTTTTCCGGTGAAGGACTGACCCGCGATGACCTCAACGACTTGGCGCTTCTGCGCCTTGACCTCATGGGCGTCATCCTCGTGGACGGCGACGGATTACCGAGCTGGATTCAGGCCGCCCACCTGCTTCCGGCTACGAATGTAACCGCCGATCAGGGAAGCGAACCTTGGGCGTATCTTGACAAGGTTCACCCCAGCCGCTTGAAGGTGGACTTCCTTGACCTTATCGAAAACCTCGAAGCTGAATTTGCTCAAACCCGCAAGCTGCGTGACGCGCGTGACCAGCGCGACCGAGCCATGCTCGTCGTTGTCACGACCGAGGCGCTGGCGGACGCCGAAGCCGCCATGGATGAACTGGTCGAGCTGGCCGAATCCTGCGACTTGGTTGTCGTGGACAAGCTCATTCAACGCCGCCGCGAACTTGACCCCAAAACCTTGGTTGGCAAGGGAAAGCTCCAGGAAGTGATCATCCGCAGCCTGCAACATGCCGCCGATGTGCTGCTTTTTGATCGGGACTTGTCACCGGCTCAGGTACGCACCATCGAGGCCGCAACCGACCTCAAGATTCTCGACCGAACCCAGCTCATCCTCGACATTTTTGCTCAACGCGCCCGAAGCCGCGAAGGCAAGGTGCAGGTCGAACTGGCACAGCTCAAGTACCTCTTGCCGCGCCTGGCCGGACACGGTGCCGACATGTCCCGCCTGGCCGGCGGCATTGGGGCGCGCGGACCCGGTGAAACCAAGCTCGAAGTGGATCGGCGGCGCGCGCGCGACCGCATTGCCGACCTAGAAAAACTTATCGCCGGCCTGCGCAGCCAGCGCCAGACGCGCCGGGCACAGCGTGACCGCCAGCAACTACCCGTGGTTTCGATTGTGGGTTACACCAACGCGGGTAAATCCACCCTACTCAATGCGCTGACAGCCAGCGAGGTCGTGGCAGAGCGTCGGATGTTTGCCACGCTTGATCCAACCAGTCGGCGACTTCGCCTGCCGCGCGACCGGGACATCATCATCAACGATACCGTGGGATTCATCCGCGACCTCCCCCCAACCCTGATGGCGGCCTTCAAGGCGACGCTGGAAGAAATTGAAACATCGAGCCTGCTGCTCCATCTGGTGGATATTGCCGCACCCGATTACGAGCGACGCATTGCCGCCGTCGAAGACATCCTGGCGCAACTTGGGTTATCCCATTTGCCGCGGCAACTTGTCTTCAACAAAGTGGATTTGCTTCCGGCCGAGCGAGCGGCTGTGCTGTGCGCGCGGCACCGCGCCATTCCGCTCGTAGCCCGTGACCGAACAACCTTCCTGCCGCTTCTTCAGTCTATGGACGCAGCCCTTTGTGCCCGGGACGAGGGGTATCCGGCCACCAGTGGAGAGCCACCACGCCCGACGCCGTGGGCAGTTCCCCGGTCCGTCCCAGAGTCGCGCTTCACAATTGAAGGTTGA